The Longimicrobiaceae bacterium genomic sequence CGAGCGTGGGGCGCTGACCATCGGCCTCACGGGAAAGGACGGCGGGCGGATGCGGGCGCTCTGCGCCGAGGCGCTGGTGGTCCCCTCCTGCGCCACGGAGCGGATCCAGGAGGGGCACATCACCCTCATCCACCTCCTCTGCGAGCTGCTGGAGCGCGACCTGTTCTTCCCCGACGAGGGCACTGCGGCCTGACCGCGCGCCCGGCGCCCACCCCACCGGACCGGCCATGAGACTCCACCACCTCCGCCCCCTCCTCGCCCTCCCCCTCGTCCTCGCCGCCTGCGGGCGCGACGCCGGGGAGGACCGCGAGCGCCGCGAGACGCGCGTGGCCGCCTCGCGCAACGCCTGCGTGGCCGAGGAGCTCGCCATCCGCGCCCGCGAGAACCTCGCCTCGCTGGACACCATCGCCGCCATGGGCGGCGGCGTGGAGGGCCCCATGCGGGCCGCGTACACCTACGCCCAGGTGTACCGAAACCTGGCGGAGCTGCGGCACTCGTCCATGGCGTACGTGGACTCGGCGCTCGGCGCCCCCACCCCGGCGGACTCCGCGCGCTACATGCAGCGCGCGGCGCAGTTCTCCGTCCGCGCGCCCGAGCCGGAGACGGTGGACGCCAACGTCGCGGCAGAGTGGCGGCGCAACTTCGCCACGACGCGCGGCAACCCGGAGCACTACTGCAACCAGGCGCCTCCCCCGCAGGCGGAGAAGGGCCGCCGGTAGCGGGAGCTGCGGCACGGTCCCTGCTCGCCCGGTTCCCTTCGCCGCCCTCCGGCCCGGCAGGCCGGGAGGCGCGGAGCGAACCCCCGACGAGGAGGCAGCGTCATGGCTGAGACGGAGAGGAGCGCGCACACCACCACGGACCACGACTTCATCCGCCGCTGGGTGGAGGAGCGGGGGGGCTGGCCGGCCCGGGTGAAGGGGACGGGAGACGAGGACGACCCGGGCCTGATCCGGGTGGACTTCCCCGGCTACTCCGGAGAGGGGAAGCTGGAGCGGATCGAGTGGGACGAGTGGTTCGAGAAGTTCGAGGACAACAACCTCGCCTTCCTGCACCGCGACATGGAGCACAAGGGCGGCGACAAGGACCGCTTCAACAAGCTGGTGCGCCGGGGCTCCGACGACTGACCGCGGCCGCGCCACCCACGACGCCCCCGGAGCCGCGCACGGCGCCGGGGGCGTCGCGCCTGCGACCACGCCGGCCCCCCGACCGGAGAACGCCATGCCCACCCTGCACCTCCTCGGCACCGGCGCCGCGCTCAGCGACGCCAGCCGCACCACCACCATGCTGGCCTTCGAGTCCGCGGGCTCGGCGATCGTCGTCGACTGCGGCGGAGACGTGGTCCAGCGCCTGATGGCGGCGGGGATCGACCCGGACCGGATCGAGGCGCTGGTGGTCACGCACGAGCACGCCGACCACGTTTCCGGCTTCCCCCTCTTCATGGAAAAGGTCTGGCTCGCCGGCCGCCGCCGCCCCGTCCCCGTCCACGGCCCGGCCCCGGCGCTCTCGCAGGCGCGGCGGATCTGGGAGGCGTTCGACACGGGCGGCTGGGAGGGCGTGCCGGAGATCCTCTGGCGCGAGGTGGCGCTGGAAGAGGGCGCCGTGGTGCTGGAGAGCGACGCCTGGCACGTCACCGCCGCCCCGGGGACGCACAGCGTTCCCGTGATCGGGGTGCGGGTGGAGGACCGCCGCGGGAGCGGCGTGGCCGCCTACTCCTGCGACACCGAGGAATCGGACGCCATCGCCCGGCTGGCGCGCGGGGCGGACCTGCTGGTGCACGAGGCCACGGGCGGCTTCGGCGGTCACACCAGCGTGGAGGGCGCGGCGCGCGTCGCCGCGCGTGCGGAGGCCGGGCGGCTGGTGCTGGTGCACCTCCCGCCCGAGGTGGGCGGCGAGGAGCTGGCCCGCGCCCGCGAGACCTTCCCCCGCGTGGAGCTGGGGGAGGACGGCGCCCGCTACGAATTCTGACCCGGACCCCGACGATGAGCCCACTCGGAACCGTTTCGGCGGGCGCCCGGCGCCTCCTCCTGGCGGCGCTGCTCGCCCC encodes the following:
- a CDS encoding MBL fold metallo-hydrolase produces the protein MPTLHLLGTGAALSDASRTTTMLAFESAGSAIVVDCGGDVVQRLMAAGIDPDRIEALVVTHEHADHVSGFPLFMEKVWLAGRRRPVPVHGPAPALSQARRIWEAFDTGGWEGVPEILWREVALEEGAVVLESDAWHVTAAPGTHSVPVIGVRVEDRRGSGVAAYSCDTEESDAIARLARGADLLVHEATGGFGGHTSVEGAARVAARAEAGRLVLVHLPPEVGGEELARARETFPRVELGEDGARYEF